A genomic stretch from Octopus sinensis linkage group LG14, ASM634580v1, whole genome shotgun sequence includes:
- the LOC115218914 gene encoding SH3 and PX domain-containing protein 2A isoform X1: protein MTRCRKIKVDRRSLSRVKRRRFLLHTLKKIQECCNTMPHPFKTEYTLKKTLLNIFAHKTRPVPRYFRHKNAAYSIYWLAKKTHMISMKCINHLEQTILAQKLMSSIAFAQYQACNRTAKIYCKIQQKIRNQKLVCFIYHCHSFEWKATPSTRKGCYHFTPEEFCSHDSIPSKKQDLNTISTPRLLEQYVAVYDFNKQNKDEIDINAGDSLEVIEKCEDGWWLVNKNSEQGYVPGNYLKRGDSLKDSRTLADNCGEKYVCIEAFEPEGPDDHSLRVGVIVELIQKNLDGWWWVSINEKAGWAPATCLQLAERNVQDRLDNLASGAVETVNNLSDVSNLLKGPVTSVGDSHIISVDMDAKPNIPSNQDDFESDEFSDDNDDSDENDSHYSRIYAPAPKRRNTFKDMKTASAKIYENPDNVTTERRNSAKVESDLEYTKTVQESPESDSENVTNSVKEHESDKNFTDKLQSKLNRNSANMNAAGKNNSAMRPKSIPPPPPKYPDAMAPKKKIPTKVTNEPGKKSVNLPKPLLHNNVPPSGVETVKVMPNAASESNFTDELQSKLTKLKPQQQVSKPDSTAPASSQPPKYNVRQSSLKKSLVPKEKPTPMSPPQPSSLSLASALKQKQNSSNNFQHDITESKGRETESKEKDTARYSGSKLSDRIAKFQNQSENKDANITTGNNRGLNLLKRQQEKFKLDDPNLQDNKNKTGFSSSKLSPAIPQKPPVFSKAALKPTVKSSQESVPANVGLKPKVSFTKPKLNQNVTQSNPQTIASKYPQFQAQKTAPVSKPAQVGHKSTLQPPSTPTNKPNWKIADSAEIKYQASHSYQAENAEEISFVRDDSIEVLEKDESGWWLVRVGTEKGWAPSNYIEEVKPVTSRKLNPPKKPLPKLTPGSPAKNTTLDSSNNNNCNNNTSTQCSENDSSKKDGNNRIFNDCLYIVMEDFSAFSDEELSVEEGMYVNVIDNSNNEWWYVSLHTGEKGWVPANCISTVHDV from the exons atgactcGGTGTCGCAAAATCAAAGTTGACCGTAGGTCACTCTCAAGAGTAAAGCGGAGACGTTTTCTTCTTCATACTCTTAAGAAAATTCAAGAATGTTGTAACACAATGCCACATCCATTTAAAACCGAATACACTCTTAAGAAaacattgttaaatatttttgctcACAAAACCAGGCCAGTACCAAGGTACTTCAGGCACAAGAATGCAGCATACAGCATTTACTGGCTTGCAAAAAAGACTCATATGATTAGTATGAAATGTATTAACCATTTAGAGCAAACCATACTTGCTCAGAAACTTATGTCATCGATAGCCTTTGCTCAATATCAAGCTTGCAATCGCACTGctaaaatatattgcaaaattcAGCAGAAAATTCGTAATCAAAAGTTAGTTTGCTTCATCTATCATTGTCATTCATTTGAATGGAAAGCAACTCCATCAACAAGGAAAGGCTGTTACCATTTTACACCAGAGGAATTTTGTTCTCATGATTCTATACCAAG CAAAAAGCAAGATCTGAATACCATATCCACTCCACGATTACTAGAGCAGTATGTTGCAGTTTATGACTTCAACAAGCAGAACAAAGATGAGATTGATATTAATGCTGGAGACAGCCTAGAAGTCATTGAGAAATGTGAAGATG GTTGGTGGTTGGTGAACAAAAACTCTGAACAAGGCTATGTTCCTGGAAACTATCTGAAGCGAGGTGACAGCTTGAAAGATTCCAGGACTCTGGCAGACAACTGTG GAGAGAAATATGTCTGTATAGAAGCATTTGAACCTGAGGGTCCTGATGACCATTCCTTGAGAGTTGGGGTCATAGTGGAGCTCATCCAGAAGAATCTCGATGGATGGTGGTGGGTCAG CATCAATGAGAAAGCTGGTTGGGCTCCTGCCACATGCCTTCAGTTGGCTGAAAGAAATGTCCAAGACAGACTGGATAATCTTGCCTCCGGAGCTGTAGAAACAGTCAACAACTTATCTGATGTGAGCAATTTGCTCAAAGGTCCAGTGACTAGTGTTGGTGATAGCCACATTATTTCTGTTGATATGGATGCTAAACCAAATATCCCAAGTAACCAAGATGACTTTGAAAGTGATGAGTTttctgatgacaatgatgattctgATGAGAATGATAGCCATTACAGCCGTATCTATGCTCCAGCTCCAAAACGCAGAAATACTTTCAAGGACATGAAAACTGCTTCAGCTAAG ATCTATGAAAATCCAGATAATGTCACTACAGAGAGGAGGAACAGTGCAAAAGTGGAAAGTGATCTAGAATACACGAAGACTGTCCAGGAATCTCCTGAGTCTGACTCAGAGAATGTAACAAATTCTGTGAAGGAACATGAATCAGATAAGAATTTCACTGATAAGCTTCAATCAAAACTTAACCGCAACAGTGCTAACATGAATGCAGCTGGTAAAAATAATAGTGCAATGCGACCAAAATCtataccaccacctcctcctaaATATCCAGATGCTATGGCTCCTAAGAAAAAGATTCCTACAAAAGTAACAAATGAGCCTGGAAAGAAATCGGTTAATCTTCCAAAACCACTGCTACACAATAATGTTCCTCCTTCTGGTGTTGAAACTGTAAAAGTGATGCCAAATGCAGCAAGTGAATCAAACTTTACTGATGAGCTTCAGTCTAAATTGACCAAATTGAAACCCCAACAACAGGTGTCTAAACCAGACTCTACAGCACCTGCCAGCAGTCAACCTCCAAAATATAATGTAAGGCAGTCAAGTCTTAAGAAATCACTCGTTCCAAAAGAGAAACCTACGCCAatgtcaccaccacaaccatcttcattatcattggcTAGTGcactaaaacagaaacaaaacagctcaaataattttcaacatGACATTACTGAATCAAAAGGGAGAGAAACTGAGTCAAAAGAGAAAGATACTGCACGTTATAGTGGATCTAAACTTTCAGATAGGATTGCTAAATTTCAGAACCAGAGTGAAAACAAGGATGCAAACATAACCACAGGAAATAACCGAGGTCTGAATTTGTTGAAACGGCAACAGGAAAAATTTAAATTGGATGACCCTAATTTAcaagacaacaaaaataaaacaggttTTTCTAGCTCAAAGCTAAGTCCTGCCATACCTCAGAAACCACCAGTATTCAGCAAAGCTGCTCTGAAACCCACGGTTAAGAGTTCTCAAGAGAGTGTCCCTGCTAATGTGGGTCTTAAACCTAAAGTGTCATTCACAAAGCCAAAGTTAAATCAGAATGTTACTCAGAGTAATCCCCAAACAATTGCTTCAAAATATCCCCAGTTTCAAGCCCAGAAAACAGCACCTGTATCAAAACCAGCACAAGTTGGTCATAAGTCGACTCTTCAGCCACCATCCACTCCAACAAATAAACCTAATTGGAAAATTGCAGATAGtgctgaaataaagtaccaggcttCTCATAGCTACCAGGCAGAAAATGCTGAAGAGATTAGCTTTGTCCGTGATGATTCCATTGAAGTGTTGGAGAAAGATGAGTCAGGTTGGTGGCTAGTGAGGGTTGGCACAGAAAAAGGCTGGGCACCTTCAAATTACATTGAAGAAGTGAAACCAGTGACTAGCCGGAAGTTAAATCCTCCTAAGAAACCCCTTCCCAAACTAACACCAGGAAGTCCAGCCAAAAACACAACATTAGattccagcaacaacaataattgtaataataacacTTCAACTCAATGCAGCGAGAATGACAGCAGCAAAAAGGATGGTAACAACAGAATCTTCAATGACTGCCTGTATATAGTCATGGAAGATTTCAGTGCTTTCAGTGACGAAGAGCTGTCAGTGGAGGAAggaatgtatgtgaatgtaataGATAATTCAAACAATGAATGGTGGTATGTTTCACTTCACACTGGTGAAAAAGGATGGGTTCCTGCAAACTGTATAAGCACTGTACATGATGTCTGA